The genomic stretch AGCGCGCTGGAAGCTGCGCGTGCGCACGGCAACGGCAGGGTCGCGGCATTCGTGGCAGCGCCGGGATCGGCGGGAACGCTGGCGGCGGGCGACCAGGTCAAGGCGCAATTTCCGGACGCCGTAATCTGCGCCCTGGAACCGCGCGAGTGCTCCACGCTGTTCAACAACGGCCGCGGCACGCACCGTATCGAGGGGATCGGCGACAAGATGGTCACCCTCATCCACAACGTGCTGACCACCGACTACGTGATGCTGATCCACGATGACGACTGTGTGGTCGGCCTCGAGTTGCTGCAGCAGCGGCAGGCATTCGTGGAAAAGCTATTGCACATGCAAGCCGGCTCGCTGCGCGCCTTCGATGGCTTGTTCGGCATTTCGGGATTGTGCAATATTCTCGGCGCCATCCGCTTGGCCCGGCATCTCAGGCTGGGGCCAAAGGACAATGTGGTGACCATTGCGACCGATGGCTTTGATCGCTATCCGTCCGTGCTCGCCGAGTTGGCAAGGCGCAAGCCCATGACTGCCGACCAGACACTGCAGGATCTGTTCGAAGGGATCTTCCGGGGCGGCGCGCGCGAGGACTTGCTCGATGTGCGCCCACGCGACCAGAAGCAGCGCCTGTTTCGCTACAAGCAGGAGACGTGGAGCAAGTTCGGATATTCCGATGCCTACCTGGAAAAAATGAAGTCGCAGGGGTTTTGGGAGACCGAAGCAGCCAAGGTAGAGCAGTTCGACGCAGACCTGCTGCGCGCCCGCAAGAGCTCGGCGTAGCCCGCGTGCCGGGCCTCATCGCACCACTCCGTAGGCATCTAAGTACGGATGGAGATGGAGCGATCTTCGAGCATTCTGCTGCTGGGCATCGCCATCCTCATCTTGTCTTTTGTTCTGGGCGCGCTGTGGTGGTTTCATCGAACCGATGAGGCGCCGAAACCGCCGCTCCATTCCGCATTGGGCCAATCTGCGCCTTGAATCGCTGAACCTGCCTCAGCGCTCCGATACCGCCTCGGCGCGGCGGCCTCGATGCTGCACAAACTTCCAGGCGCTGGATACCATGTCCTGCAACGAGCGCTGCGCCTTCCATCCCAATAATTTCTGGGCCCGCGAAGGATCGGCCAGCAGCACTGGAGGATCGCCGGGACGTCGCCCCGTAACGCGCTTGTTGAGTTCGCGGCCGATGATGCGCTCGATGGTCGTGACCACTTCTTTCACCGTGTGGCCCTGGCCGGTGCCGAGGTTGAGAATCCCGGAGGCGCCGCCGTGCGCAAGGTGTTCCAGCGCGAGCACATGAGCTTCCGCCAGGTCTTCGACGTGAATGTAATCGCGGATGCAGGTGCCGTCCGGCGTGTCATAGTCGTCGCCGTAAATCTGCAGCTCCTTGCGCGCACCCGTGGCTGACTGCAGCGCGGCGGGAATCAGGTGCGTCTCGGGATCGTGCAACTCCCCGATTTCGCCGCTGTCTTCGCATCCGGCCGCGTTGAAGTAACGCAAGCTCATGAATCGCAAACCGTACGCCTTGTCGTAAGCCTGCAGGGCATACTCAAATGACAGCTTCGACATCCCGTACGGATTGACCGGCGCTTTGGGCGCGTCTTCCACGATCGGCACCTCGCGCGGATTCCCATACACCGCCGCCGTGGAAGAGAAGATGAAGTTTTTGACGCCGGATTCCAGGCAGGTGTTGAGCAGCACGAGGCCGTCGCGGACATTGTTCCCGAAATATTTGCGCGGGTTCTCCACCGATTCCCCGACCAGGGAATGCGCTGCGAAATGCATGACGGCATCGACGCCACGCAGGGCGCGGCCAAGGAAAACGGCATCGCCGACGCTGCCTTCGACCAGTTCGAAACCGGCGGCGAGTTCGCGATGGCCTGTGGAGAGATTGTCGTAGATCACGACCGAGTGTCCGCGACGCGAGAGAGAGCGCGCGCCGTGGCTGCCGATGTATCCGGCGCCACCGGTCACCAGAACTCGCATGGGTTTTTACCCCTCGTTAGTCGGAGTTGGAATTGGCGGCAGCGGTGGCGGCGCGCGAATTCCCCGGCTCGCGGCAGTTGAGGCCGCGCTCGATGGCGGTGCCCTCCTCATAGTCGTTCCAAGTGACGACGAGGAGAAACGGCAGCGGGTCGGAGCTGGTATAGTACCGCCGCCACAGCCGAAGTGACTCCTCAAAAGTCTTGCCGCATCGCGGATCCATGTAACGGTTCAAGCTCCAGGAGGCTTTCCGGTCGTTGAAGCCGGGCCAGGCGGCGCCCACCGCGAGCTTGTTGGGATACTTTTCGCGCATTTTCTTATAGAACCCTTCCAGGTACTGGCGGCCCCAGTTGCTGCCGTCGGCCGACCAGCCATGGTCGCCGGGCTGGACCCAGGCGTAGAAGCCGTCCAGAACGTCGGCGAAGCGCATGCCGCCGTCTTCCATGATCAGGATGGGATTGGCCTCCCAGCCCTGGACATGCTGGCGAACCTGGCGCCAATCCGTCTGCTTGCTCCGCGGCCATAGGAAGATAACGGGACGGCCGTCATAAGTCAGATATGCGGAACGACCCTCGGCCTTGGGCCCGATGTAGTGTTCATAGGCGTAATCGAGCGCGGACATAGCGGCGGAGGTGAAGTCGGGGGAATCCTCCGGCTCGTCATACATCAGCGCGACTTTGAAGTTTTTCTGCGCCGCGGTTTGCTGCAGCAGGGCGTAACTGGCGTCGAGAAACTCCTTGCGCGGCCCGTACCAGTCCACCACAAACGATGAGATCCCCAGATTCTGTGCCTGGTCGATCTGCCGGCTCAGTACCACACGGTCATGGCTGGAGTATCCGACGTCCATGTGGTCGTTGTCCCCGAACCAGGGCTCGTAGACGGCCAGGACGATGGGCGCGCCTTCGGCTGGACGCAGGTTCTGCTTCAACGTCTGGTGAATGTCGGCGCGATGACAGCCAAGAGAAGCAAGCAGTGCCACCACAGCGGCCAGAAGCTGCCAATGGGTACGGAAGCTCAGCATAAGAAAGATGCACTCATTTGGATGTGCGCTGCTGAAAACGGGTTGGCATTGGAGCGCCACCCACCCCGGTCTCGCGCGATGCGAAACCAGGATAAGTGGCGGTTCCCTCCTACGGCAGCGCCGTGTAGTCACACCTCATGTTCAACGACTGCAGGGGCGGCGTTGGCGGAGTCGGAGTCGGCGGCGTGTCGAAGGTGAAGAACTCCTGCATGTCAATCTGCGCTGCATCCCGCTTCGTCAAACTCGGAAGATTGAAACGGGTCTCAATGAACTTGAGAATGGCGGTGAAATCGGCGACGCTGTGGGACACGTAACCCTTCTTGGTGAACGGCGATACCACGATGAGGGGAACGCGATAGCCGGTACGATTAAAGTCACCAGGCGGTTGAATGACCTGCTGCTCCACCGGCGTCAGATCCGTGGGAGACAGCCCGTCGGGATGGACGGCGGGCTGCGGCGATACGTGATCGTAATATCCGCCGCCCTCGTCAAAGGTAAGGATGAACACGCCATCCTTCCAATAAGGGCTGTTCATGAACGTATTGATGAAGGTGGAGACGTACTGCGCGCCCGCCTGCACATTATTGCCGGAATGAATATTTCCCGGCAATACGGCGCCCGGGTGCTCATCTTCGCCGGGCAGTTCCTCGATGAAAGCCACCTGCGGCAAAGTTCCATTCTTCAGGTCGTCGAAATACTGTGAAGTCGGCACCAGGTTAGCCATGTGCTGGCTGGCAAAGGGCTGGAACCGCGTCAGGAAGGTATGCGGAACGTTGGGATTGCCGGGTTCTGTCGTGTAATACACCTTCCAGGTAATCCCGGCGGCATCGAGCAACTGGAAAATGTTCTTTACCACTCCGGAATCAAACGAACCAGGATCATGAGCGTGCCCATGGGTGGTGGCGGCATACATGTACGACCGGTTGGGTGGACTGTTGCTGGAGACGGGCGAGAACCAGCGGTCGGAAGTCGCGAAGGTAGACGCCATGTAATAGTAGTAATTGAGGTCGTCGCCGGTGTAGTAGCCCATGGCGCGAGTGCCCAACAGGTCGTAATGCCAGTTGATCATCGTGTCCCTGGCGTTGGGAACGGTCCACGTCAAAGTAGTTGACTGGCCCGACGTGATGGTCGAGGGCGTTGCGGTGAATACGACACCAGAGGCCGGAGTGATGTTCGGGGCAACCGGCGAAGGGGTCTGCGTGTCGCCGGAAACGGTGACGCTGGCTACCGCCAGCGGACGCGTGTCGAAGTTTCCGTAACCATCAGAATTAGCGTAAAGGTAGTAGTTCGTCGTCTTTGTCGGCGAGACTTGGAATGTACCCATGGAATTCGCGACATAAGCGATAAAGCCGTCCGATCGGGCCGAACCCTGGCCGCCGTGAACGAAGCCGTCGCCCAGGTAGGTATTGGACCCCGGACTCTGCAGGTTGTAAGAGCCGTGCGCGCCGAGCCAGTCGGGATCCGTGTTTTCCAGGCATGCCGTTTGCAGATGGAAGGCGTTCACCAACACGCCGCTATCGCTCTTGTTGCTGGTGCCGGGCGGCAGACCATCCACCCCGGCGAGATGCCCGAAGTAATTGTCGAACGACCGATTTTCCTGCAGCATGAAGATGACGTGATTGACCGCCTTGATCCCCAACGGCGGCGGCGGTGCCGGCGGAGTGGGAGTCGGAGCAGGAGCAGGAGTAGTAGTCGTCGTCGTGGTAGGCGAGGCTCCTAAGCCACTACAGGCGCTCAGCAGGATGAGAGAGGCAGCCACCAAGCCAAGCAGCAGAAACTTTCGCCGGGATTGCAGGTAACGCAGAGTCGTAATCATGTTCAGTCCTACTCCAGCTCGTTCGATTTTAGAAACTTGGGTGCGAGTGCTCTGCATTGAAACTAATGCGACAGCAATCCGTACACGGTCAGCGTGCTGCCTCCGCTGATGTAAACCTTGCCATTGATGACAGTCGGAACAATGAACTTCACCGCCGTGCCCGCGGTGTCGCGTCCGCCCGAAGCTTGGTCGCTGTTGTACAGTTCATGAGTGCAATCGTTGGCGTCGTAGGCGTGGAGAGTTGCAGGGCCGTTGTCCCACTGGTCCACCTGCAGCGCCCATACAATGCCGTTGCTGTCACCATTGGAGGAAACAGCGGTACTGATTCCAGGGAAACCAGAGGTCGCCGATCCCCGGCTGCCAAGCGTCAGTTGTCCATTGCTGATCTTGTAGCACTGCAGCGGGGCGCCGACCGGACCGATATAGACGTTGTCCTTCCACACTGTAGGATTGGTGAACAGCCCGCTGCCGAGGGCGATTTGCTGCACCGCCTGGCTGTTGTCGCTGGCATGGCTGTGACCCATGGCGTCGCGATTGATGACAAAGAAATCGCCCGCTTTGTCGCCGCCCATCAGAAGATGGGCCGGACCCGACGGCTGATCCGGCAACAGGATGGGCCCTCCGGATCCCAAATCGTGATCGAGATCATTCAGTTCCTGGAAATTGAACGGCGTAAACCAGTCCACGACGTTGAGCGTGTTTCCGGATAGCGCGAGCTTCAGGAACGAGTCGCCGTAATCGCGTCCACCGATATCGGCCGTGTAGTCGCCGTTTCCTATTCCGACAAACACATGGCCGGAAGCATCGGCGGCCGGACCATTTCCGCTTTCCCAAATGCCTCCTCCGGTGCCATCCGCGCTAGGAGCAAAGGCCGCAACCTGCTTCAGCGTTTGCGCGTCATAGACCAGCAACCAACCCAGGAACGGATCAAAATCGCCGTGCGACGCAAACGCGATATAGATCTTGCCGTTGAGGAGAAGCAGCGCGCTTCGCTGCAGGCAATTCAGGGGACCGAAGACGATGTTGCCGTTGCCATCGTTCACGATACCGGCGCCGGGAATGGAAGCTTGGATAGTCGTCGGGCCGCCGAATTTTTCCGCTCCGCTACTGATATCGAGCGCGTGCAGGCGCTGAAAAAACTTGCCGTTCTCTTTCGTCTTGGCCACCACGTAGATGGTGCCGCTCGTGGAGTCGATCACCGGCGTACTGGTAATGCCCACCTCGGGAGCAATGTCTTCGTACGGCACTGGGAAATCTGTAGCGGAATCGACGGTGGTAATGCCGGCGCCCGGGTTGAGGAAGTTCTTGTGCCAGAGAGGCGACGTGGTTTTCGCGTCGGCGTCGAAGGCGTATACGCTGTCGTGCTCAGTGGCGACGAAGACGACGTTGTGCGCTGTTCCGCCGATGCTGACGCTCTGCAGGTAAAGAGGCTGGCCGTAAATCTCCCCGTCCACGTCGAACGAAGCCACTTTCCCGAAGGTGGATGCATTCACGTTCGCGAGCGTGAGAATGGTTTCATTGCGGTTCGCGCCCGTGCGCAACGTATCGTAGTGGTAGGTGGTGACGGCCAAAGCTCCCGACTGATTTCCTGACGGATTGCCGGATGGGCTACCGCTCGGATTGCCGGAGGGGCTGCCGCTCGGATTGCCAGAGGTTGAGGAGCCGGACTTGCTCGACGTGACCCCGCCGCAATTCGACAACATGAGTATGATTCCGAACACCACCAGCGCTGCCAATGCGCCGGAAACGAACTGGTAGGAACAATTCGATCTCCTGCGGCCCTTACCCATGTCGAACACCTACCTCAAAACACTCTCGCTTTCTGAAGCAGAGCACCTGCAGGAATGTGTGAAGGCGGCGTCTGGGCGCGAGTTGCCACGCCATCGGAAGGGCCACCAGCACTCGAAGCTGGATAGGGGCTTGCATTACGCGGCGGCTGGCAAGACCTCCTGGCCGGCCTCGGAGGGAACTTCCTGGGCTCGATGGACGGCATTGATCAGCGAAATCGGCCGGCGGCGCACCTCGTCGTAAATGCGGCCAATGTATTCCGCCAGCACGCCGACGCAGAACAACTGCACTCCTCCCATGAAGAAAACCGAGGCCAGAATCGCGGCGGTTCCGGTCAGGTTGCCGCTCACGGCAAGCGCGAGGGCTGTGATGAGCGCCAGGCAAATAGCGGGAATGCCCAGCGCAAAACTGAGGCGCAGCGGCTTATAGCTGAAGCTGGTAATGGCATCGAGCGCGTACTTGATGCGGCTGACGAAGCTTAGCTTGCCATCGCCCGCCGCCCGGTCTTTGCGGTCGTAGCTGACGATCGTGGTGGGATAACCTATCCAGGCGCGCAGCCCCGGCAGGTAGCGGTTGTACTCACGCAGCGCCAGGAAAGAATCCAGCGCTTGTCGGTCCATCAGGCCGAAGATGCCGGAATTTAGCGGAATCGGAAAATCGGAGAGCGCGCCCAGGATGCGGTAGAACAGCGCGAACAGGACCAGCAGGTACTTGCGGCTCTCTTCGCGCTTGCGCCGGACCGCGCTGACCACCTTGGCGCCGTTCCGCCACGCCCGCACCATTTCCGGAATTACTTCGGGCGGGTCCTGCAGATCGCCATCCATGAGGACCACGGCATCGCCGCGCGCCGTCTGCATGCCCGCGCTGAGCGCGCCCATGTGACCCCAGTTGCGCGATAAATCCACGACTACGATATGCGGATCCTTGGCCTGGAGTTCGAGCAGCAGCTTGAGCGTGGCGTCCTTGCTCCCGTCGTTGACGTATACGACCTCCCAGTTCTCGCCGATGCCGTTCATCACGTCGGAGACGCGGGAGTGGAGAAGATGGACAAGTTCCTCTTCGTTGTAAACCGGGATCGCAACCGAAATCATCAGGGCCCTCGGACCGTTTTAGTTATTTACAACTCTTCACGGGTCAAAGACCCATGCCACACGCGCCTATTGGCCAGGGACTTCCTGCAACAGGCGAACCTTCCAGCGAACTTCCGTCGGCGTCATCAGCGAAATGTAATGCGCGGTAACCTGCTCGCTGTGGATGACCTTGTCACCGTCGAGCACCTGCCGCTCCAATTGCGCTGTGTCGCGCAGCTCGATGGAGAGTCCTTCCGGCGAATAAAAAAGCACATCCAACTTGTGACCGTGATCAACCAGGCGAGTGTGCAGGCCGGCTCGTGCCTGGTCACTGACCGCGGCGGCGAACTTCTCCGCCGCGACCCCAACGAAATCGTTGTCAATCACGCTCGCGCGGTTCTGCTCCATCGCCTCCGCTAGCGAACGCCAGGCCTTGGCATAATCGCGCGCCACCGATTTCCTGGTCAGTTCTTCGACAGGGCGGCCCGCGGCGTTGTCGCTGTTCAACTGCACGTTCGGCAGTTGCGGATCGGCAGCGCGGACCGGAGTAGCCGGGCAGACGAGCAGGACGAGCCCCAAGGTCGCAATCAATGTCCTGGTCATCGGCCACTTCCCAGGTGAATTTCATTCCCCATCACTACGCCCGAGGCAACGGACACGGTGGCGTCGTGCAGATTGGGCAGCTCGGCTGTGGCGATCCCTTTTTTGATGCGTGCGTCAACGCTGCTCTTGCCCTGCGCCGACACCGCGGTAAAAGTGACGATCGTTCCATCCGGAACCGGGTTGCCGCTGCAATCGCGAATGGGATCGGTTTCCACCCGAATTCCGACTTTTGCTGGCTGCGCGTGCATACGCAGGTTGCAGGGATCAGCTGCAACTTCCTGCACCACCCGCCGCTCGGTCACGTCGCCGATGCCGGCCACAAACTGCGCCGGGCCGACTTTGCGGCTGGAGTCGAGCGAGAGCCACGCCATGCCGTACCGGGTCGGCACGTTGCGGGTGAGTTCCTGCGAACCAGCCACCGAAAACTTGAAGGTCACCTGTCCCGGCTGGACGTCCAGGTTGTGAAACTTGTCGAAGACGTAAACTACGCCGGAGACGCCATTGGTTACCGCGACCGGCAGGCGCGACGGACGCGCGATGAAGCTCATCCGCGCCGGCTTAGCGGGATCCACCCAGAAGTTACCGCTGCTCGCGCTATCGCCGGTTCGAAGCACCACGACGTACTTGCCCGCGGTCTGGACCTCTTCCGGTGCGATGCGGATGTCTCCGCCGAGCTTGACCGCGCGCTTCACTGCGCTCGCCGGCCCGACCAGGTAGAGAGTGGCCTCGCCGCTGCCTGCAGAAGGAATCGCCAGCCCGGTGCCGGCCTCCACGTGCTGCGGCAGCGCGAGGTCAGAGGCATGCGCCGCGTAAGCAGCGAACCAGCACACCGCGACAAAAAGTA from Terriglobales bacterium encodes the following:
- a CDS encoding glycosyltransferase family 2 protein; this translates as MISVAIPVYNEEELVHLLHSRVSDVMNGIGENWEVVYVNDGSKDATLKLLLELQAKDPHIVVVDLSRNWGHMGALSAGMQTARGDAVVLMDGDLQDPPEVIPEMVRAWRNGAKVVSAVRRKREESRKYLLVLFALFYRILGALSDFPIPLNSGIFGLMDRQALDSFLALREYNRYLPGLRAWIGYPTTIVSYDRKDRAAGDGKLSFVSRIKYALDAITSFSYKPLRLSFALGIPAICLALITALALAVSGNLTGTAAILASVFFMGGVQLFCVGVLAEYIGRIYDEVRRRPISLINAVHRAQEVPSEAGQEVLPAAA
- a CDS encoding pyridoxal-phosphate dependent enzyme, with translation MPAPRLKSEFGLGPTYHEMLHPETLPAPIRQKAMAAQADELDPMNLYNITWREPDNRIRHIVLPQTLTGVQANIVVLVGREFPSGSHKVGPAYATLMEGELADEIRPGENTIIGPSTGNFGIGVAYISKLKGYPAVVIMPEQMSAERYQRIRQYGGKLDLTPGSESDVILVLERTEEYKKDAQNKVLAQFELLPNYRFHRHVTGGSALEAARAHGNGRVAAFVAAPGSAGTLAAGDQVKAQFPDAVICALEPRECSTLFNNGRGTHRIEGIGDKMVTLIHNVLTTDYVMLIHDDDCVVGLELLQQRQAFVEKLLHMQAGSLRAFDGLFGISGLCNILGAIRLARHLRLGPKDNVVTIATDGFDRYPSVLAELARRKPMTADQTLQDLFEGIFRGGAREDLLDVRPRDQKQRLFRYKQETWSKFGYSDAYLEKMKSQGFWETEAAKVEQFDADLLRARKSSA
- the galE gene encoding UDP-glucose 4-epimerase GalE produces the protein MRVLVTGGAGYIGSHGARSLSRRGHSVVIYDNLSTGHRELAAGFELVEGSVGDAVFLGRALRGVDAVMHFAAHSLVGESVENPRKYFGNNVRDGLVLLNTCLESGVKNFIFSSTAAVYGNPREVPIVEDAPKAPVNPYGMSKLSFEYALQAYDKAYGLRFMSLRYFNAAGCEDSGEIGELHDPETHLIPAALQSATGARKELQIYGDDYDTPDGTCIRDYIHVEDLAEAHVLALEHLAHGGASGILNLGTGQGHTVKEVVTTIERIIGRELNKRVTGRRPGDPPVLLADPSRAQKLLGWKAQRSLQDMVSSAWKFVQHRGRRAEAVSER
- a CDS encoding alkaline phosphatase family protein — translated: MITTLRYLQSRRKFLLLGLVAASLILLSACSGLGASPTTTTTTTPAPAPTPTPPAPPPPLGIKAVNHVIFMLQENRSFDNYFGHLAGVDGLPPGTSNKSDSGVLVNAFHLQTACLENTDPDWLGAHGSYNLQSPGSNTYLGDGFVHGGQGSARSDGFIAYVANSMGTFQVSPTKTTNYYLYANSDGYGNFDTRPLAVASVTVSGDTQTPSPVAPNITPASGVVFTATPSTITSGQSTTLTWTVPNARDTMINWHYDLLGTRAMGYYTGDDLNYYYYMASTFATSDRWFSPVSSNSPPNRSYMYAATTHGHAHDPGSFDSGVVKNIFQLLDAAGITWKVYYTTEPGNPNVPHTFLTRFQPFASQHMANLVPTSQYFDDLKNGTLPQVAFIEELPGEDEHPGAVLPGNIHSGNNVQAGAQYVSTFINTFMNSPYWKDGVFILTFDEGGGYYDHVSPQPAVHPDGLSPTDLTPVEQQVIQPPGDFNRTGYRVPLIVVSPFTKKGYVSHSVADFTAILKFIETRFNLPSLTKRDAAQIDMQEFFTFDTPPTPTPPTPPLQSLNMRCDYTALP
- a CDS encoding pyrrolo-quinoline quinone produces the protein MGKGRRRSNCSYQFVSGALAALVVFGIILMLSNCGGVTSSKSGSSTSGNPSGSPSGNPSGSPSGNPSGNQSGALAVTTYHYDTLRTGANRNETILTLANVNASTFGKVASFDVDGEIYGQPLYLQSVSIGGTAHNVVFVATEHDSVYAFDADAKTTSPLWHKNFLNPGAGITTVDSATDFPVPYEDIAPEVGITSTPVIDSTSGTIYVVAKTKENGKFFQRLHALDISSGAEKFGGPTTIQASIPGAGIVNDGNGNIVFGPLNCLQRSALLLLNGKIYIAFASHGDFDPFLGWLLVYDAQTLKQVAAFAPSADGTGGGIWESGNGPAADASGHVFVGIGNGDYTADIGGRDYGDSFLKLALSGNTLNVVDWFTPFNFQELNDLDHDLGSGGPILLPDQPSGPAHLLMGGDKAGDFFVINRDAMGHSHASDNSQAVQQIALGSGLFTNPTVWKDNVYIGPVGAPLQCYKISNGQLTLGSRGSATSGFPGISTAVSSNGDSNGIVWALQVDQWDNGPATLHAYDANDCTHELYNSDQASGGRDTAGTAVKFIVPTVINGKVYISGGSTLTVYGLLSH